The sequence below is a genomic window from Clostridium sp. BJN0001.
CAGCTAATAAATTATGTATTACACAGCCTGCAGTATCTCAGCATATTAAATATTTAGAAAAAGAATATAATACAAAATTTTTTGAGTATGAAGGTAAAAAAATAAGCCTTACAAAAGAAGGCAGTATTTTTTATGAAGCAGCTCTTACAATGAGCCATGATGACAAATTTTTAAAAGAAAAAATTAATCAAAGAAACAAAAATATTAGAAGTTTAAAATTCGGAGCAACTTTAACTATAGGTGAATTTATTTTACCTAATAAGCTTCATAATTACTTAAAAGTTAATGATATTTCAGATGTCACTATGATAGTTGAAAATACATCAACTCTTTTACATAAATTAAAACATGGAGAAATAGATTTTGCATTAATTGAAGGATACTTTGTAAAAAATGAATATGACTATATAATTTATTCAAAAGAGAATTATATCTGTGTTTCTGGTCCTGAATATAAATTTAAAAAAAGCGCAAAAAAATTAGAAGATCTTTTATCTGAAACTCTTATAACAAGGGAAAAAGGTTCTGGGACACGAGATATACTTGAAAGGAACTTAGAAAGACATAACCTTACTATAAATGATTTTAACAAAAAATATCAGGTTGGCAATATAAATGCTATAAAAAGCCTTGTTAAAAACAATATGGGAATTACTTTTCTATATGAAGTAGCTGTAGAAGAAGAATTAAAAAAAGGACTATTAAAAAAAATAGAAATTGATGATCTTCAAAAAAATCACAATTTCTATTTTATATGGAGAAAAGGGAGTATATTTTCTAATCTTTATAAAACACTTGCTAAAAATCTTTAATTAGCAGTAACAGCAGTTAAATTAACCATCCATTTCTTTCTTCTAAGTACAACAATAGTAATTATAAATCTTACAAACTCTTCGAAAGATATGAACATATAGACAACAGGGAGAGATAAATTAAATACGAAAGCCATAATAAATCCAAGTGGAATTCCTATAACCCAAGTACCTAAAAGATCCATATAAAGAGTTATTTTAGTTTCTCCACCACTTCTTATAATTCCTCCTGCTCCTACCATGTTGGAAATCTTTATCCAAACTACAAAAGCATAAGCTATTACCATTTTATATGTAAGATTTACTACGCTTGTATCAACATTAAATAATGCTACATAGTATCTATTTACTATAAACAATATTCCTGCAAGAATTATTCCTCCAAATATACTAATTTTCATAAAGAATCTGCTATAATTATATGCTTCTTCCTTATTTCCTTCACCTAGAAGATTACCAACTATTATTCCAGATGCAGCAGCTATTCCTTGAAATAAACCTATACATGCATTTTGAATTGGATACGTAAGTGCCATTGCCGCCATTTCCGTTGTCCCCATTCTACTATATATAAGACTATAGAGTGTATCTCCAAGTCCCCATAAAAATTCATTAAGTATAACTGGTATAAGAATTATCATTATCTTTCTATAAAATGTTCCTTCTATCTTCATAATCGATTTATCAAACTCATAATTTTTTATCTCTTTTATAAATGATATTATAAGAATAATACATTCAACATATACACTTATTACTGTTGCTATTGCTGCACCAATATAGCCAAGCTTTGGCATGCCAAACTTTCCAAATATTAATACATAGTTAAGTCCTGTATTAACTGCAACAGAAGCCATTGATGCTAGTACAACTATTCTTATCTTTTTTATACTTCTTATATAAGCAGTAAGTAATGCTCTTAATGTCATAGGAATGAATGCAACTAAAAGAATTTTATAGTAATTTACTGCAACAGGAATTACATCTGTATCTTTTGTAAAAAATCCAATTATCTCTTTTGGAAAAATAAGCGATGGAATTAAAAATAATATAAATACCAATATAGCAAATATCAAATTTCCTACTAAAGATTCAATCATGCATTTTTTATTTTTAGCACCAAAATACTGACTGACCATTATACCTACACAAGTACCTATAGATGTTATAGTAATTACAAAAAGATTAGGTATCTTATAACCGATTCCGACACCTGCTACAGATGTAGTACCAAGCTGTCCTACCATAATCTGATCAATACCGCTTAAAGATGCGATAAGAATGTTTTGTAGTGATACAGGGACTGCAATTAAAAGTATTTGTTTCCAATATTCAAATAGTTTATTTTTTGACATCATCATCTCTCCTTCATTTAATTTTTAATCTCTTCTATTTTCAAGTAGAGTATTTAATTTAATATCATCATTTATTAGTTCTCTCTTTTCTTTTTGTTTAAGTTTTAACATATAGATATCATGATGAATATGCTCTGACACAATCTTTGCAAGCAGTTTATCTTCTGTGAATGTTCCTTTAAGATTTATATTTTCAGCATCTGATGAACATATAAGAGTATATTTTAAATCAGCAACCATCATAAGTCTTATTTCCTTAGGAAGATTATGATTATTTTCAGGATACCTATATAATTCAACTGGTAAATCGTGCTTATCCATAGGTCCATATGAGAAAATAATTATCCTGACATTTCTTTTTGATGCATTTAATATATCTTCCTTAAAAACATCTATATCGATACATGTATTGATATAAACTTCTTTTTCTGCTATTGATAAAAATTCTTTTGCTTTATTAATAAAGTTCTCAGTTCCTTTTAAATTGTAATAAACTACACTTTCTTCTTTACTTTTTAGATTTAAAAGTTCGTCTTTAAGATTTTCAGTATTTTTCTCAAAATTGCTTTTTAACATATTAATCAGCACATCTGGATTTTTAGCCTTATACATATTTGTTTTATCTGCTACAAGATAAACAATACCTTTATCGTAAAGATTATTTAATGCAGTATAAACAGATGATCTTGAAACATTAAGTTTCTTCGCTATTTGAGAACCATTAAGTTCATTAAATTTTATCAAAGCTATGTATATTTTTGCCTCAACATTGTTAAAACCAAGGTTTTGTAATTTTTCTGTTATATCATCATACATTTTTATTTCCTCCTGTTGTACATATTGTACAACTTTATTTAAACGTATGCAATAGTTTTCTAAAAATAAAAAAACTCCTAAATGCAGCATTTAAAAGTTTTTCTTGTTTTTACCTATATATGTTTTAATTTATATTGTAGACTTATTTTAAAATTAATGAAGATGTATTTTAATAATTACAAATGTGGTGAAAATTCCGTAGGAATTTCAATTTATGTTTTTTTGATCCTTGCGCAAAATACAAAAGCTTTCGCATAAAGCGAAAGCTTTTAAATTCTAATTTTCTGTGATTTAGCAGAAACCCCCATCTTTGTCATTTGTCATTTATTATGTCCTTTGTCCTTTTTCATTTGTTATTTTCCGCTGCATCCGCCTCTTTGAAATGAATCTGGTGATTCTTCCACATAATTAGTTCTATATGATGCTGATATTTCTGAAAGCTCCATCTTTCCATCTATATATGGCTGATACATATCGTATCCATCCACACATTCTTCACATCCTATATCACTATAACCTAAAGATTTTTTTACTATCTCTTCTCTTTGCTGTTTTGTAGTATTTTTAATTAAATATTCATCCATTACTGTTTTTCCTTTCCTTTCAATTCTACTCTAAGAAAATTAGCTAAAGAGCCGTAGTAGATTTACGGCTCTTTAGC
It includes:
- a CDS encoding MATE family efflux transporter, coding for MSKNKLFEYWKQILLIAVPVSLQNILIASLSGIDQIMVGQLGTTSVAGVGIGYKIPNLFVITITSIGTCVGIMVSQYFGAKNKKCMIESLVGNLIFAILVFILFLIPSLIFPKEIIGFFTKDTDVIPVAVNYYKILLVAFIPMTLRALLTAYIRSIKKIRIVVLASMASVAVNTGLNYVLIFGKFGMPKLGYIGAAIATVISVYVECIILIISFIKEIKNYEFDKSIMKIEGTFYRKIMIILIPVILNEFLWGLGDTLYSLIYSRMGTTEMAAMALTYPIQNACIGLFQGIAAASGIIVGNLLGEGNKEEAYNYSRFFMKISIFGGIILAGILFIVNRYYVALFNVDTSVVNLTYKMVIAYAFVVWIKISNMVGAGGIIRSGGETKITLYMDLLGTWVIGIPLGFIMAFVFNLSLPVVYMFISFEEFVRFIITIVVLRRKKWMVNLTAVTAN
- a CDS encoding LysR family transcriptional regulator; its protein translation is MLDFRIYTFLNVCKYMNFTKAANKLCITQPAVSQHIKYLEKEYNTKFFEYEGKKISLTKEGSIFYEAALTMSHDDKFLKEKINQRNKNIRSLKFGATLTIGEFILPNKLHNYLKVNDISDVTMIVENTSTLLHKLKHGEIDFALIEGYFVKNEYDYIIYSKENYICVSGPEYKFKKSAKKLEDLLSETLITREKGSGTRDILERNLERHNLTINDFNKKYQVGNINAIKSLVKNNMGITFLYEVAVEEELKKGLLKKIEIDDLQKNHNFYFIWRKGSIFSNLYKTLAKNL
- a CDS encoding TrmB family transcriptional regulator yields the protein MYDDITEKLQNLGFNNVEAKIYIALIKFNELNGSQIAKKLNVSRSSVYTALNNLYDKGIVYLVADKTNMYKAKNPDVLINMLKSNFEKNTENLKDELLNLKSKEESVVYYNLKGTENFINKAKEFLSIAEKEVYINTCIDIDVFKEDILNASKRNVRIIIFSYGPMDKHDLPVELYRYPENNHNLPKEIRLMMVADLKYTLICSSDAENINLKGTFTEDKLLAKIVSEHIHHDIYMLKLKQKEKRELINDDIKLNTLLENRRD
- a CDS encoding purine biosynthesis protein PurH gives rise to the protein MDEYLIKNTTKQQREEIVKKSLGYSDIGCEECVDGYDMYQPYIDGKMELSEISASYRTNYVEESPDSFQRGGCSGK